In one Nostoc sp. KVJ3 genomic region, the following are encoded:
- a CDS encoding class I SAM-dependent methyltransferase: MIPSQERNTNHDAIASIYDLKSPLERHDIVLECIDKLILKNIPEEAHIFDLGCGTGQVAQRLIKRGYQVTGLDSSEAMLNIARENAPNAEFILDDARYFKLPPTFHAVISTDVVLNYILSTEELENAFQNVYDALLENGIFAFELYLEELCESNWKNNESGGGVKDDNVWVDIWSYDQNIKIGRKDTTRFELINGNWQRLDRSFFLKAYSAAEVKIALEKVGFTEINIYDINRDLEVKKASETACIICHKPQI, encoded by the coding sequence TTGATACCTTCCCAAGAACGCAATACTAATCATGATGCGATCGCTTCTATCTACGACTTAAAAAGCCCACTAGAACGCCACGACATAGTGCTGGAGTGTATAGATAAATTAATCCTCAAAAATATTCCAGAAGAAGCGCATATTTTTGACCTCGGTTGCGGTACAGGACAAGTTGCCCAACGGCTAATAAAAAGAGGTTATCAAGTAACTGGGCTTGATAGCTCTGAAGCAATGCTTAATATTGCTCGTGAGAATGCACCAAATGCTGAGTTTATTCTAGATGATGCCCGTTATTTTAAATTACCACCAACTTTTCATGCAGTTATTTCGACAGATGTTGTTCTGAATTATATCCTTAGCACTGAAGAATTAGAGAATGCATTCCAAAACGTGTATGATGCCTTGCTAGAAAATGGTATATTTGCCTTTGAATTATATCTGGAAGAATTGTGTGAATCAAATTGGAAAAATAATGAGTCTGGTGGAGGTGTAAAAGATGATAATGTTTGGGTTGATATATGGAGCTACGATCAAAATATCAAAATAGGTCGAAAAGATACTACTAGATTTGAATTGATAAATGGCAACTGGCAACGTTTAGATAGAAGCTTTTTCTTAAAAGCTTATTCCGCAGCAGAGGTTAAAATAGCTCTGGAAAAAGTGGGATTCACAGAAATTAATATATATGATATTAACCGCGATCTGGAAGTAAAAAAAGCCTCCGAGACTGCTTGTATTATTTGTCATAAACCGCAAATTTAG
- a CDS encoding non-ribosomal peptide synthetase — MLEEMQGFRLSPQQKHLWQLQEIDNLPYRSQCAILIEGDLDVNILKLVLEKIINRYEILRTNFHSLAGMTIPLQVIGKQKISLDRVYDLSSLTSQEQEDSLTALFHQVSQQPFDLVQDSPLQLSLVTLAASKYVLILSLPALCADNATLKILVQEISQSYADWLQGEELDNEPLQYADLAEWQNELLEGAETEAGRDYWQKQDISLNLQGLKLPFEKQKIDELIFKPQMQSFAIAPELIKQIDILTQYQDTSKSEFLLACWQVLIWRLAKQDNLTIGMAFAGRKYQELDTVIGLCAKILPLRINIEIESKIQDFIYKNKEIIQQLDKIQDYFNWEQIAGLIPNTLRFFPLCFEFEEQPAKYVAADVSFTIYQQYTCIERFKLKLSCLHQDDALTAALHYDSSVFQAEDIKRLIEQFQTLIASAIANPDATISELEVLGQIERQQLLCEVNNNQRDYPQTKCIHQLFEEQAQKTPDKIAVVFENEQLTYAQLNRKVNQLAHYLQQQGVKAEVVVGLCIERSLEMIIGLLGILKAGGAYLPLDPTLPQGSLDLRLQKIHADIILTQQCWLNILPTDAARVICLDTDWEVIAQNKDENPICTATLENLVYVLFTSGSTGKPKGVAIAHQQLLNYVNAIIDRLNLPAGINFATVSTLAADLGNTVIFPALCTGGCLHLISYQRATDSAALAEYCQKHPIDCLKIVPSHLASLLASSWAKLILPNQRLILGGEVASWQLIEQIQEYAPDCLIFNHYGPTEACVGVCTLEIVPGQVERHLAATVPLGRSIANTQVYILEEHHKLAPIGVKGEIYIGGAGLARCYLNQPDQTALKFIPHLYSDIPGARLYKTGDLGRYLPNGTIEFLGRIDNQVKIRGFRIELGEIEAVLNQHSNVQEVVVLARESESGQKYLVAFVVPSEESPCFINELRGYVREQLPEYMLPSAFVILKALPLTSNGKVDRQALRELNPVRPELETSLATPRTPVEEVLAGIWIGLLGIERVGIHNNFFDLGGHSLLATQVVSQVREAFQVEMRLRSLFETPTIAGLAELIETAMRRGQNSATTLINQVKREGELPLSFAQQRLWFLNQMEPGNPFYNISRSVLLKGSLNVAALEQSINEIVRRHEVLRTSFTDVDGQPVQKIASALNIKLPIIDLGELSQEEREVEVRRLASSQARQSFDLTQDALLRTSLLRLEEEEHILVFTIHHIVADGWSAGVIVREVAALYKSFSGDKPSSLPNLTIQYADFAIWQRQWLQTEIQLSQMAYWKQQLGGNLPILQLPTDRPRPAIQTFRGRKQSWQISKVLTEALKSFSRREAVTLFMTLLAAFKTLLYRYTNQADILIGSPIANRNRSEIEPLIGFFVNTLVLRTDLSENPSFKELLRRVREVTLDAYAHQDLPFEQLVEELQPQRNLSHTPLFQVMLILQNAPMEVLKLPGVILSPMEVETETAMFDITVFLTETEQGLMSVFEYNSDLFDAATINRMQGHFQILLEGIVANPDRCLSDLPILTATEQQQLLVDWNQTSADYPSSCIHQLFETQVEQTPNSIAVVFEDQQLTYQELNVRANQLAQYLQGLGVVPEVLVGICVERSLDMVVGLLGILKAGGAYVPLDPAYPHERLAFMLEDAQVSVLLTQQKLMEILPKHQAKVVYLDTDWQKIVQQSNCHPISQVTTKDLAYVIYTSGSTGKPKGVQVPHRALVNFLSAMRLNIRLTQEDILLSVTTLSFDIAALEIYLPLIVGARLIVVSREVAVDGTQLLERLISSGITVIQATPATWRLLLAAGWRGRWSLKVLCGGEALDRELANQLLERTTELWNLYGPTETTIWSAAHQVEATNNVEGRDGIISIGRPIANTEFYILDENLHPVPVGVPGELHIGGLGLALGYLNQPELTVQKFIPNPFNNASTSRLYKTGDLVRYRLDGTLEYLGRIDHQVKVRGFRIELGEIETLLSQNPEVQQAVVLVQESQPDNKRLIAYIVPNLQSQNLDELGAGTPSYDEQISQWKSVWDENYSQSSPDQEPTLNLLGWNSSYTGQPIPTQQMHEWVEHTVERILNFKPTRVLEIGCGTGLLLFRIASHCTQYWGTDFSQSVIDYIQQQLRLQAQPLTQVTLCQREADNFQGFEAEAFNAVILNSVVQYFPNINYLLQVLEGAVASVEPGGFIFVGDVRSLPLLEAFHASVQLYQAPALLSKTQLRQRVKQSLEKEQELVIDPAFFIALKQHLPQISHVRIYPKRGHHHNELTKFRYDVILHIQAEVDSAKEFPWLDWQEQELTLTSIRQLLQLTKPDMLGLRRVPNARLLAEIKTLELLASDSLTETVEDIRQALRSVVTGSQVNPEDLWALNQELPYTIDISWTDAIADGSYDVILTRCPTVQLADFQKIVPSFPGETVRPKPWTFYANNPLKPKWTRDLVPQLRRFLQEKLPEYMVPSAFVTLEALPLTPNGKVDRRSLSASGLTVELEDIFVAPSTPVEEILTGIWVDVLDLDKVGIHNNFFELGGHSLLATRVISLVRQVFQVELPLRRLFEKPTIAGLAKDIEKATKAGNGLETANIERISRSQELPLSFAQQRLWFLTQLDPKSPSYNMPTAIRLEGQLNLTALQKSFNEILCRHEALRTNFNTVQGRPVAIISPLTALPLSVIDLSELPFVQQDTTVKQLALVEAQQTFDLKSDLLLRVKLLHLSEQEHIVLVTMHHIASDGWSIGVLVREVTALYQAFCSGKPSPLPELPIQYVDFAVWQRQWLQGEVLETQLAYWKQQLGNNLPVMQLSDRPRADIKTHRGGSQSFVISSQDYLALQTLSRKQGVTLFMTLLATFQVLLQRYTNQDDIVVGTDVANRNLAETELLIGFFVNLLVLRTDLSGNPSFRDLLGRVRQISLGAYAHQDLPFEELVKALQPERNLSNTPPLFQVLFVLQNAPMPPLELTGLTLSLLEIEHKVARFDLALFVTETEQGILGKWQYNSDLFDATTITRMTGHFQTLINSIISQPDARIGSLEMLTEAEIKQQATQKKERRAFNQKKLIGIIPQAISLLPERLVKTNYFQPGQTFPLVIQPTTDDIDLIAWAKTNHEFLQTELLKHGAILFRGFNVESVSEFESFAQAISPDLFGDYGDLPRTGEGGKVYGSTPYPSDKAILFHNESSHLNQWPLKIWFFCVQPAQQGGETPIIDCRKAYKIINPKLRERLDRKQLMYVRHYTNGLDVSWQKFFRTDDKSTVENYCRRTKIDFQWYDNNSLITRQIRPALAVHPKTSESVFFNQIQLHHIAYLDAEVRESLLSTFGDKKLPRNVYYGDGTPIEDSVIAEINEVYQQSQTSFTWQKNDILMLDNMLTAHGRNPYIGSRKVVVAMAEMVDK, encoded by the coding sequence ATGTTAGAGGAAATGCAAGGTTTTCGACTCTCACCCCAGCAAAAACATCTGTGGCAATTACAAGAAATTGACAATCTTCCCTATCGTTCTCAGTGTGCTATTTTGATTGAGGGAGATTTAGATGTCAATATCTTGAAATTAGTCTTAGAAAAAATTATTAATCGCTATGAAATCCTCCGTACCAACTTTCATTCTTTAGCTGGAATGACTATTCCATTACAGGTAATTGGGAAGCAGAAAATCAGTTTGGATAGAGTTTATGATTTGAGCAGTTTGACATCCCAAGAACAGGAAGACTCGCTGACAGCATTATTTCATCAAGTCAGTCAACAGCCTTTTGACTTGGTACAGGATTCTCCTTTGCAGCTATCTTTAGTGACTTTAGCGGCATCCAAATATGTATTAATTTTGAGCTTACCAGCGCTTTGTGCAGATAATGCGACACTGAAAATTTTGGTGCAAGAAATTAGTCAGTCTTATGCAGACTGGTTACAGGGGGAAGAATTAGATAACGAACCATTGCAATATGCAGACCTTGCTGAATGGCAAAATGAATTATTGGAAGGAGCAGAGACAGAAGCTGGTAGAGACTATTGGCAAAAACAAGATATTTCGTTGAATTTGCAAGGATTAAAACTTCCTTTTGAAAAGCAAAAGATTGACGAATTAATATTTAAACCCCAAATGCAAAGTTTTGCAATCGCTCCTGAATTAATAAAACAAATTGATATCCTAACTCAATATCAAGATACTTCAAAATCTGAGTTTTTATTAGCTTGTTGGCAGGTGTTGATTTGGCGGTTAGCCAAGCAAGATAACCTGACAATAGGCATGGCTTTTGCAGGGAGAAAATATCAAGAGTTAGACACAGTAATTGGGTTGTGTGCTAAAATTTTACCGTTACGTATTAATATAGAAATAGAATCCAAAATCCAAGATTTTATATATAAGAATAAAGAGATTATTCAGCAATTAGATAAAATACAAGATTATTTTAACTGGGAACAGATAGCAGGATTAATACCAAATACCTTACGCTTCTTTCCGCTTTGCTTTGAATTTGAGGAACAGCCAGCTAAATATGTAGCTGCTGATGTATCGTTTACCATTTATCAGCAGTATACCTGTATTGAGCGGTTCAAATTAAAACTTTCTTGTCTGCATCAAGATGATGCATTAACAGCAGCATTGCACTACGACTCTAGCGTATTCCAGGCAGAAGACATTAAACGCTTGATAGAGCAATTTCAGACTTTGATAGCTAGTGCGATCGCTAATCCAGATGCGACAATCAGTGAGTTAGAGGTTCTCGGTCAAATCGAGAGACAACAACTGCTGTGTGAGGTGAATAATAATCAGCGCGATTATCCACAAACTAAATGTATTCACCAACTGTTTGAAGAACAAGCACAAAAAACACCTGATAAGATTGCTGTTGTCTTTGAAAACGAACAACTAACTTATGCACAATTGAACAGAAAAGTCAATCAACTGGCTCACTACTTGCAGCAACAAGGAGTTAAGGCGGAAGTTGTAGTTGGACTTTGCATAGAGCGATCGCTAGAAATGATAATTGGATTATTAGGAATCCTCAAAGCTGGTGGCGCATACTTACCGCTAGATCCAACTTTGCCACAGGGAAGTCTAGACTTGCGTTTACAAAAAATTCACGCAGATATCATCTTGACACAACAGTGCTGGCTAAATATTTTGCCAACAGATGCAGCTAGGGTAATCTGTTTAGATACAGACTGGGAAGTTATTGCTCAAAATAAAGATGAGAATCCCATCTGTACAGCTACACTTGAGAATCTAGTCTATGTGCTATTTACCTCTGGTTCTACAGGTAAACCGAAGGGAGTTGCGATCGCACATCAACAACTTCTTAATTACGTCAATGCCATTATAGATAGACTAAACCTGCCAGCCGGGATCAATTTTGCCACTGTTTCCACCTTGGCTGCGGACTTGGGTAACACCGTTATCTTCCCTGCTCTTTGTACAGGAGGATGTCTGCATTTGATATCATATCAGCGTGCTACTGACTCAGCAGCTTTGGCAGAATATTGTCAAAAACATCCGATCGACTGTCTTAAAATTGTTCCCTCTCACCTAGCCTCTCTTTTGGCATCTTCTTGGGCTAAGTTAATTTTACCCAATCAGCGATTGATCCTGGGTGGTGAGGTTGCTAGTTGGCAGTTGATTGAGCAGATTCAAGAATATGCCCCAGACTGCCTAATCTTCAATCACTACGGCCCCACAGAAGCTTGTGTAGGTGTGTGTACCCTAGAGATTGTCCCTGGGCAGGTGGAGCGTCATTTGGCAGCAACAGTCCCCCTCGGTCGGTCAATTGCTAACACTCAAGTATATATTTTAGAAGAACACCACAAACTAGCTCCCATAGGAGTCAAGGGCGAAATCTACATCGGTGGTGCAGGTCTGGCTCGATGCTATCTCAATCAGCCCGACCAAACAGCTTTAAAGTTTATTCCCCATCTCTACAGCGACATACCGGGAGCGCGACTTTATAAAACTGGTGACTTAGGTCGTTATTTGCCAAACGGTACGATTGAATTTCTTGGTCGTATCGACAACCAAGTTAAAATTCGGGGCTTCCGCATCGAACTGGGCGAAATTGAAGCCGTATTAAATCAACATTCTAATGTGCAAGAGGTTGTAGTTTTAGCTAGAGAATCAGAGTCTGGGCAGAAATATCTGGTAGCTTTTGTTGTACCTTCCGAAGAATCGCCTTGTTTTATCAATGAACTGCGCGGCTATGTTCGCGAGCAACTGCCTGAGTATATGCTACCTTCAGCCTTTGTCATCCTCAAAGCATTACCATTAACTTCCAACGGCAAGGTAGATCGTCAGGCGTTGCGAGAACTTAATCCCGTGCGTCCTGAATTAGAAACCAGTTTGGCAACTCCTCGCACGCCAGTTGAAGAAGTACTAGCGGGAATTTGGATTGGGCTGCTTGGTATTGAACGTGTGGGCATCCACAATAACTTTTTTGATTTGGGGGGACACTCCTTACTAGCTACACAGGTTGTTTCCCAAGTGCGCGAAGCTTTCCAAGTAGAGATGCGGTTACGTAGTTTGTTTGAAACACCGACAATAGCCGGACTTGCGGAACTGATTGAAACGGCAATGAGGAGGGGACAGAACTCAGCAACTACACTTATCAATCAGGTAAAACGGGAGGGTGAGTTGCCACTGTCGTTTGCTCAACAGCGGCTGTGGTTCCTCAACCAGATGGAACCAGGTAATCCTTTTTACAACATATCCCGATCTGTACTATTAAAAGGTTCGCTCAACGTAGCAGCACTGGAGCAAAGCATCAATGAAATTGTGCGACGCCATGAGGTCTTGCGGACGAGCTTCACGGATGTAGATGGGCAACCCGTCCAAAAAATTGCTTCGGCGCTGAATATAAAGCTACCGATTATAGATTTGGGGGAATTGTCACAAGAAGAACGAGAAGTTGAGGTTCGGCGACTGGCTAGCTCACAAGCGCGACAGTCTTTTGACTTGACTCAAGATGCATTGCTACGAACTTCTCTGTTGCGATTAGAGGAGGAAGAACATATATTGGTGTTCACAATACATCATATTGTCGCCGATGGCTGGTCGGCAGGCGTGATTGTTCGGGAAGTAGCTGCACTTTACAAATCATTCTCTGGCGACAAGCCCTCATCACTGCCCAATCTGACTATTCAATATGCAGACTTTGCTATTTGGCAGCGACAGTGGCTACAAACAGAAATACAGTTATCCCAAATGGCTTACTGGAAACAGCAGTTAGGCGGAAACTTACCCATTCTGCAACTTCCTACCGATCGCCCTCGACCAGCCATTCAAACCTTTAGGGGAAGAAAACAGTCGTGGCAAATTTCCAAAGTTCTGACCGAAGCACTCAAGTCTTTTTCACGCCGGGAAGCAGTTACCCTATTTATGACTCTGCTGGCGGCGTTCAAAACATTGCTGTATCGCTACACAAATCAAGCAGATATTTTGATCGGCTCTCCCATTGCTAATCGCAATCGCAGTGAGATAGAGCCATTAATCGGCTTTTTTGTCAATACTCTTGTATTACGTACTGACCTGTCGGAAAATCCGAGTTTCAAAGAATTACTGCGGCGAGTTCGGGAGGTTACACTAGATGCTTATGCTCATCAAGATTTGCCCTTCGAGCAGCTTGTAGAAGAGCTACAGCCACAGCGGAATTTAAGCCACACACCTCTGTTTCAGGTGATGTTAATTTTGCAAAATGCCCCAATGGAGGTTTTAAAGCTTCCAGGAGTGATCCTGAGTCCGATGGAAGTAGAAACCGAAACAGCCATGTTTGATATAACCGTGTTTTTGACGGAAACCGAACAAGGGTTGATGAGCGTGTTCGAGTACAACAGCGATTTGTTTGATGCTGCCACAATTAACCGGATGCAGGGACATTTCCAGATACTACTAGAAGGAATTGTCGCCAATCCCGATCGGTGTCTATCTGACTTGCCAATCTTGACTGCAACAGAACAACAGCAACTGCTGGTGGATTGGAATCAAACATCGGCTGATTATCCCTCTAGTTGTATTCATCAGTTATTTGAGACTCAGGTAGAACAAACACCAAATTCCATAGCAGTCGTTTTTGAAGACCAACAACTTACTTATCAGGAATTGAATGTTCGTGCCAATCAGCTAGCACAATATTTACAAGGGTTGGGTGTAGTACCAGAAGTGTTGGTAGGTATTTGCGTGGAGCGATCGCTCGATATGGTGGTTGGATTGTTAGGCATCCTCAAAGCAGGTGGTGCTTATGTTCCTCTCGATCCAGCCTATCCGCACGAGCGTTTAGCATTCATGCTAGAAGATGCTCAAGTGTCGGTACTACTGACTCAACAGAAGTTGATGGAGATTTTACCGAAACATCAAGCAAAAGTAGTATACCTTGATACAGACTGGCAGAAGATTGTTCAACAAAGCAATTGTCATCCGATTAGCCAGGTAACTACTAAAGATTTAGCCTATGTGATTTACACCTCCGGCTCAACTGGCAAACCCAAAGGAGTGCAAGTTCCACACCGAGCGTTGGTTAACTTCTTAAGTGCCATGCGCCTTAACATCAGACTGACCCAGGAAGATATTCTCCTATCAGTCACAACATTATCTTTTGATATTGCAGCACTAGAAATTTACCTACCACTGATTGTAGGTGCTCGTTTGATAGTGGTCAGCCGGGAAGTCGCTGTTGACGGAACTCAATTATTAGAAAGGCTAATATCTTCTGGTATCACTGTCATCCAAGCCACACCAGCTACTTGGCGACTGCTTCTAGCCGCTGGGTGGCGAGGTCGTTGGTCACTAAAAGTCCTCTGCGGCGGTGAAGCCCTCGATCGCGAACTAGCCAATCAGTTGCTCGAACGAACTACTGAACTCTGGAATTTATACGGGCCAACAGAAACTACTATCTGGTCAGCTGCCCATCAGGTAGAGGCTACAAATAACGTAGAGGGTAGAGATGGGATCATTTCCATTGGCCGTCCGATTGCCAACACAGAATTTTATATTTTAGACGAAAACCTGCACCCGGTTCCCGTAGGGGTTCCGGGTGAACTACACATCGGTGGTCTAGGACTGGCTCTTGGTTATCTTAATCAACCAGAACTCACAGTACAGAAATTTATCCCTAACCCCTTTAACAACGCTTCAACTTCCCGGTTATACAAAACTGGGGACTTAGTTCGCTATCGACTAGATGGGACTCTTGAATACTTAGGGCGGATCGATCATCAAGTAAAGGTTCGGGGTTTCCGCATTGAACTCGGAGAGATTGAAACGTTGTTGAGCCAAAACCCAGAAGTGCAACAAGCTGTAGTTTTGGTGCAAGAAAGCCAACCAGACAACAAGCGCTTGATTGCATATATAGTTCCAAATTTACAATCCCAGAATCTAGACGAGTTAGGAGCGGGGACACCGAGTTATGACGAGCAGATTTCCCAGTGGAAAAGCGTTTGGGATGAAAATTATAGCCAAAGCTCTCCCGATCAAGAACCAACATTGAATTTGCTTGGTTGGAATAGTAGCTATACAGGTCAGCCTATTCCCACTCAACAGATGCACGAGTGGGTGGAGCATACAGTAGAGCGCATCCTTAATTTTAAACCCACCCGTGTACTGGAGATTGGATGTGGTACTGGTTTACTGCTGTTCCGAATCGCTTCTCACTGTACCCAATACTGGGGCACAGACTTCTCACAGTCAGTTATAGACTATATTCAGCAGCAATTAAGGTTACAGGCACAACCTCTGACACAAGTTACTCTTTGCCAGAGAGAGGCAGACAACTTTCAGGGGTTCGAGGCGGAAGCGTTTAACGCAGTCATCCTCAACTCTGTAGTACAGTACTTTCCTAATATCAACTATCTGCTTCAGGTATTAGAAGGCGCTGTAGCTTCTGTGGAACCTGGAGGCTTTATCTTTGTTGGAGATGTACGTAGTTTGCCACTTCTAGAGGCTTTCCATGCCTCGGTTCAGCTGTATCAAGCCCCCGCCTTGCTCTCCAAAACCCAGCTGCGCCAGCGTGTAAAACAAAGCCTTGAAAAAGAGCAAGAACTGGTCATTGATCCGGCATTCTTCATAGCTCTGAAGCAACATCTTCCACAAATCAGTCATGTTCGCATTTATCCTAAGCGTGGTCATCATCACAACGAGCTGACTAAGTTCCGCTATGATGTGATTCTCCATATTCAAGCTGAAGTGGATTCCGCTAAGGAGTTCCCGTGGCTGGATTGGCAGGAACAAGAGTTAACACTAACTTCTATCCGCCAGTTGCTACAGTTAACTAAACCCGATATGCTCGGACTACGACGTGTACCGAATGCACGTCTGTTAGCAGAAATCAAAACACTAGAGTTGCTCGCCAGTGATTCTCTAACTGAGACAGTAGAAGACATACGGCAAGCCCTACGGTCAGTCGTTACTGGATCTCAAGTAAATCCCGAAGACCTGTGGGCTTTGAACCAGGAATTGCCATACACCATCGACATTAGCTGGACAGATGCGATCGCGGATGGCAGTTACGATGTGATACTAACACGATGCCCGACGGTTCAGTTAGCGGATTTTCAAAAAATAGTTCCTTCTTTCCCTGGTGAAACAGTTCGCCCCAAACCTTGGACTTTTTATGCCAATAATCCTTTGAAGCCAAAATGGACTCGCGATCTGGTGCCACAGCTACGCCGTTTTCTACAGGAGAAACTGCCTGAGTATATGGTTCCCTCGGCTTTTGTAACACTAGAGGCACTGCCACTGACACCTAATGGTAAAGTGGACAGGCGATCGCTGTCAGCATCTGGTCTTACGGTTGAGTTGGAAGACATCTTTGTGGCTCCTTCTACCCCCGTTGAGGAGATACTAACCGGAATCTGGGTAGATGTTCTCGATCTTGATAAAGTAGGCATTCACAATAACTTCTTTGAATTAGGCGGGCACTCTCTTCTAGCTACTCGTGTAATTTCCCTAGTGCGGCAAGTTTTTCAGGTAGAGCTTCCCTTACGTCGCCTGTTTGAGAAGCCCACAATAGCAGGGCTAGCTAAGGACATTGAAAAAGCCACAAAGGCAGGCAATGGACTCGAAACAGCAAACATTGAGCGGATTTCACGCTCACAAGAGTTACCGCTATCTTTTGCCCAACAGAGACTATGGTTTCTTACCCAGTTAGATCCAAAAAGCCCTTCATACAATATGCCTACTGCTATTCGCTTAGAGGGGCAGTTGAACTTAACAGCACTACAGAAGAGTTTTAACGAAATTCTATGCCGCCACGAAGCTTTGCGAACTAATTTCAACACAGTACAAGGGCGACCCGTGGCAATCATCTCACCACTCACAGCACTACCCTTGTCAGTAATCGACCTGAGTGAGTTACCTTTTGTGCAACAAGATACTACTGTCAAACAACTGGCATTGGTCGAGGCGCAACAAACCTTTGACCTCAAAAGTGACCTTCTACTGCGGGTGAAATTACTGCACCTTAGTGAACAAGAACATATAGTGCTAGTGACCATGCACCACATTGCCTCTGATGGTTGGTCAATTGGTGTGTTAGTGCGTGAGGTGACAGCACTTTACCAAGCTTTTTGTAGTGGTAAACCCTCTCCACTTCCAGAATTACCCATCCAGTATGTAGACTTTGCTGTTTGGCAAAGACAGTGGTTACAAGGAGAGGTACTGGAAACTCAACTCGCCTACTGGAAGCAACAATTAGGTAACAACCTCCCTGTAATGCAATTATCAGATCGTCCACGCGCAGACATTAAAACCCATAGGGGTGGTTCTCAATCTTTTGTAATTTCTTCTCAAGATTACTTAGCACTGCAAACCCTCTCACGCAAGCAGGGTGTCACCTTATTTATGACCTTGCTAGCAACATTTCAGGTGTTGCTACAACGCTACACAAATCAAGATGACATTGTTGTTGGCACTGATGTTGCTAACCGTAACTTAGCTGAAACTGAATTATTGATTGGTTTCTTTGTGAATCTGCTTGTCTTACGCACCGACTTGAGTGGGAATCCAAGTTTTCGGGACTTGCTTGGGCGAGTGCGTCAAATATCATTAGGAGCTTATGCTCATCAAGACTTACCTTTTGAGGAATTAGTAAAAGCTCTACAACCTGAGCGGAATTTAAGCAACACTCCGCCATTATTTCAGGTATTATTTGTCCTCCAAAATGCGCCCATGCCACCTTTAGAATTAACAGGACTGACCTTAAGTTTGTTGGAAATTGAACACAAAGTAGCTAGGTTTGATTTAGCCCTATTTGTTACAGAAACAGAGCAAGGAATTTTAGGTAAGTGGCAATACAACTCTGACTTATTTGATGCCACAACTATCACCCGCATGACTGGTCACTTCCAGACACTTATTAACAGTATAATTTCACAACCTGATGCTCGAATTGGTAGCTTAGAAATGCTTACCGAAGCTGAAATAAAACAACAAGCTACACAAAAAAAAGAGCGCAGAGCTTTTAATCAGAAAAAGTTAATCGGTATTATTCCACAGGCTATTAGCTTATTACCAGAAAGATTGGTAAAAACTAATTATTTCCAACCAGGGCAAACATTTCCTCTCGTAATTCAGCCTACTACCGACGATATTGATTTGATAGCTTGGGCTAAAACTAATCATGAGTTTCTCCAAACAGAATTATTAAAGCATGGAGCAATATTGTTCCGAGGTTTTAATGTAGAGTCAGTTTCAGAATTTGAAAGTTTTGCTCAAGCAATTTCTCCCGACTTATTTGGTGATTATGGTGATTTACCTCGGACTGGAGAAGGTGGTAAAGTTTATGGTTCTACGCCTTATCCATCTGATAAAGCAATCCTTTTCCATAATGAAAGCTCTCATTTAAATCAGTGGCCTCTGAAAATTTGGTTTTTCTGCGTGCAACCAGCACAACAAGGTGGAGAAACGCCGATTATAGACTGTCGTAAAGCCTACAAAATAATTAATCCCAAGCTGCGAGAAAGATTAGATAGAAAACAATTAATGTATGTCCGTCACTACACAAATGGTCTGGATGTAAGCTGGCAAAAGTTCTTCCGTACCGACGATAAATCTACTGTAGAAAATTATTGTCGTCGGACTAAAATTGATTTTCAATGGTATGATAATAACAGTCTGATTACGCGCCAAATTCGTCCGGCTTTAGCAGTACATCCAAAAACGAGTGAGTCTGTATTCTTTAATCAAATTCAGTTACACCATATAGCGTACTTAGATGCAGAAGTTCGAGAATCTTTATTGTCTACCTTTGGAGATAAAAAGCTACCACGTAATGTTTATTACGGAGACGGTACTCCTATAGAAGACTCAGTTATTGCAGAAATAAATGAAGTTTATCAGCAGTCTCAGACTAGCTTTACTTGGCAAAAAAACGATATTTTGATGTTAGATAATATGCTAACTGCCCACGGGAGAAATCCATATATAGGTTCTCGTAAAGTTGTTGTAGCAATGGCAGAAATGGTTGATAAATAA